One window from the genome of Pyrus communis chromosome 16, drPyrComm1.1, whole genome shotgun sequence encodes:
- the LOC137721047 gene encoding uncharacterized protein: MDDLYVIQGKSLRKALRKTNHHHYKVELFFEVIDFQLTELDDRFAEGNTELLICLACLSPNDSFVAFDKEKLIRLAHMYPKDFTDRDRSALQDQLDIYIHFVRSDNDFSQLRGINELAKKMVEKGLHRTFAYVYLLVQLALVLPVATASVERAFSAMNIIKGSLRNKMGDQWLSDSLVVYIEKDVFSCIGNEAIMEHFQTMKPRRGRLN, translated from the coding sequence ATGGATGATTTATATGTCATTCAAGGGAAGTCATTGCGTAAGGCTCTAAGAAAGACCAATCATCATCATTACAAAGTGGAGCTCTTTTTCGAGGTCATTGATTTCCAACTTACAGAATTAGATGATCGCTTCGCTGAAGGTAATACCGAATTGCTTATTTGCTTGGCATGCTTGAGTCCGAATGATTCATTTGTAGCTTTTGATAAAGAGAAGCTTATTCGCCTTGCTCATATGTATCCTAAAGATTTCACGGATCGAGATAGATCGGCACTTCAAGATCAACTTGATATTTACATTCATTTTGTGCGTTCTGATAATGATTTTTCTCAATTGCGGGGAATTAATGAGCTTGCTaagaaaatggtggagaaaGGGTTGCATCGAACatttgcatatgtatatttGCTTGTTCAGTTGGCTTTGGTTTTACCGGTTGCAACTGCTTCAGTGGAGAGGGCATTTTCCgctatgaatatcattaagggTTCACTTCGCAacaaaatgggagatcaatggttgagtgacagcttagttgtttacattgagaaagatgttttttcatgtattggtaATGAAGCTATCATGGAACATTTTCAGACCATGAAACCTCGTCGTGGACGCttgaattag